Proteins encoded within one genomic window of Pigmentiphaga sp. H8:
- a CDS encoding tripartite tricarboxylate transporter substrate binding protein, producing the protein MKKILSSAVFAASALVAFSSTAATIQAIVPFPAGGPLDLVARIVTAQMQQTSGDVFVVDNRGGANGMIGARAAAGGAVNGSSLLFADGAMVTVNPRLYPRDPAFDAERDLKVVAAVAFQPAVLVVNTSVPVKSLKDFIAYAKDKRLDYASGGLGSQGHLTMAAFAGAAGLDMTHVPYKGGAPAMNDLVGGQVPAAFVGVAGAMGFIKSGRLKALAVSGDQRIPAMPDVPTVSEAGLPGFVMQGAYFVMVPSKTPDAVVKTLEQRVLAAASDKQAQQKLRDLGLDAKTMDRAASERWLATERQRMGKLIADHGIKAE; encoded by the coding sequence ATGAAGAAGATTCTGTCGAGCGCCGTGTTCGCGGCCTCCGCGCTGGTCGCGTTTTCATCGACGGCCGCGACGATCCAGGCCATCGTGCCGTTTCCCGCCGGGGGTCCCCTGGATCTGGTTGCCCGCATCGTGACGGCGCAAATGCAGCAGACGTCGGGCGATGTGTTCGTGGTCGACAACCGCGGTGGCGCCAACGGCATGATAGGCGCCCGGGCGGCCGCCGGTGGCGCCGTGAACGGTTCCAGCCTGTTGTTTGCCGATGGCGCGATGGTCACGGTCAATCCGCGCCTCTACCCCCGTGATCCGGCGTTCGACGCGGAGCGGGATCTCAAGGTGGTCGCCGCCGTGGCGTTCCAGCCGGCGGTACTGGTGGTGAATACGTCCGTGCCGGTGAAAAGCCTGAAGGACTTCATCGCCTATGCCAAGGACAAGCGGCTGGACTATGCGTCGGGCGGCCTGGGATCGCAGGGACACCTGACGATGGCCGCCTTTGCCGGCGCCGCGGGCCTGGACATGACGCATGTGCCCTACAAGGGAGGCGCGCCGGCCATGAACGATCTCGTCGGCGGCCAGGTCCCGGCGGCATTCGTCGGCGTGGCCGGTGCGATGGGGTTCATCAAGAGCGGCAGGCTGAAGGCGCTGGCCGTTTCGGGGGATCAGCGCATTCCCGCCATGCCCGACGTGCCGACCGTGAGCGAAGCGGGGCTGCCGGGCTTCGTGATGCAAGGGGCGTACTTCGTGATGGTGCCGTCCAAGACCCCCGATGCCGTGGTGAAGACTCTCGAGCAGCGGGTGTTGGCCGCCGCGTCGGACAAGCAGGCGCAGCAGAAGCTGCGCGATCTGGGACTGGATGCGAAAACCATGGACCGGGCGGCCTCCGAGCGCTGGCTGGCGACCGAACGCCAGCGCATGGGCAAGCTGATTGCCGATCACGGCATCAAGGCGGAATAG
- a CDS encoding FAD-dependent oxidoreductase encodes MTQADDIPVLIVGAGPVGLGLALELSWRGIPCTILEQRDGSISTPKLGAVSVRTMEFCRRWGIAQRVRETPFNPDYQLDMVFCTSMTGHFLARHEYPSLRDDAPPDESPEKKWRCPQLWFDPLLTRCATEYPSLDLRYWHRLEGFEQDADGVRADVIDLKTERRTKLRARYLVACDGAGSHVRRALGIDMAGTRALDHSAALFFRSPALTRSHDKGEAERYLFFGAEGFWGNISAMDGRELWRMTVVSNEAQVEQVCRDAEAWVRRGIGRDDVPFEVISALPWRRSQLTATRYGDRRVLIAGDAAHTMSPTGGFGMNTGMGDVVDLGWKLEAMLRGWGGPRLLDSYEVERQPVGVRNVNASAHNYFALKSVEDASELMEDSPRGEAQRAQVGAAIAQATHTEWETLGIHLGYRYEDSPICVPDGTSAPPDHPRYYTPTTRPGHRVPHAWLDDGRSTLDLFGRGFVLVRLGAEPPDAAPLVEAASRRGVPLTVVDIASPRVAALYERRLVLVRPDGHCAWRGDSAPADADAVIDVVRGAAPRADASR; translated from the coding sequence ATGACACAGGCGGACGACATTCCGGTGCTGATCGTCGGCGCCGGCCCGGTCGGGCTGGGATTGGCGCTGGAGCTATCCTGGCGCGGCATTCCGTGCACGATACTGGAACAGCGAGACGGCTCCATCAGTACGCCCAAGCTGGGCGCCGTGAGCGTCAGGACCATGGAATTCTGCCGCCGCTGGGGCATCGCGCAGCGCGTGCGCGAGACGCCGTTCAACCCCGACTACCAGCTGGACATGGTGTTCTGCACCAGCATGACGGGCCACTTCCTGGCCCGCCACGAGTATCCCAGCCTGCGCGACGATGCGCCGCCCGACGAGAGCCCGGAGAAGAAGTGGCGCTGTCCGCAACTGTGGTTCGACCCGCTGCTGACCCGCTGCGCGACCGAATATCCATCGCTGGACCTGCGCTACTGGCATCGGCTGGAAGGCTTCGAGCAGGACGCCGACGGCGTCCGGGCCGACGTGATCGACCTGAAGACCGAACGGCGCACGAAGCTGCGCGCGCGCTACCTGGTGGCCTGCGACGGCGCGGGCAGCCACGTCCGGCGCGCGCTGGGCATAGACATGGCGGGCACGCGGGCGCTGGACCACTCGGCGGCGCTGTTCTTCCGTTCGCCGGCCCTGACCCGCAGCCATGACAAGGGCGAGGCGGAGCGCTATCTGTTCTTCGGCGCCGAGGGCTTCTGGGGCAACATCAGCGCCATGGACGGCCGCGAGCTGTGGCGCATGACGGTGGTCAGCAACGAGGCGCAGGTCGAGCAGGTCTGCCGCGATGCCGAGGCCTGGGTGCGCCGGGGCATCGGCCGCGACGACGTGCCGTTCGAGGTGATCTCGGCCCTGCCGTGGCGCCGCAGCCAGTTGACCGCGACGCGCTACGGCGACCGCCGGGTGCTGATCGCCGGCGATGCCGCGCACACCATGTCGCCCACAGGCGGCTTCGGCATGAACACCGGCATGGGCGATGTCGTGGACCTGGGCTGGAAGCTGGAGGCCATGCTGCGGGGCTGGGGCGGTCCGCGCCTGCTGGATAGCTACGAGGTCGAGCGCCAGCCGGTGGGCGTGCGCAACGTCAATGCGTCCGCGCACAACTATTTCGCGCTGAAGTCGGTCGAGGACGCCTCGGAACTGATGGAGGACTCCCCGCGCGGCGAGGCGCAGCGCGCGCAGGTCGGCGCCGCCATCGCCCAGGCCACGCACACCGAGTGGGAGACGCTGGGCATCCACCTGGGCTACCGCTACGAGGATTCGCCCATCTGCGTGCCGGACGGCACGTCCGCGCCGCCGGACCATCCGCGCTACTACACGCCCACCACCCGGCCGGGGCACCGCGTGCCCCATGCCTGGCTGGATGACGGCCGTTCCACGCTCGATCTGTTCGGCCGGGGCTTCGTGCTGGTGCGCCTGGGCGCGGAACCGCCCGACGCCGCGCCGCTGGTCGAAGCGGCGAGCCGGCGCGGGGTGCCGCTCACGGTCGTGGACATCGCCTCGCCCCGGGTAGCCGCGTTGTACGAGCGCCGGCTGGTGCTGGTGCGGCCCGATGGCCATTGCGCCTGGCGCGGCGACAGCGCGCCGGCCGATGCGGATGCCGTGATCGATGTCGTGCGCGGTGCCGCCCCGCGTGCCGACGCATCCCGATAA
- a CDS encoding ABC transporter substrate-binding protein — MKTRKTGLRCGLAAGALMAAACAQAQGVVKVGFIGEMSGPFAEFGKQMETGVQLYLKEHGDTVAGKKIVVIVKDVGGPNPELSKRHAQELVVRDKVDFIAGFAFSPNALAVAPLATEARKPMIIMNAASGSLPSTSPYIVRTSFSLPAIVPPISQWMIKQGYKTTYSMVADYSPGHEVEAAFMDSYKKAGGTVVGSVRTPLSTMDFSAYMQKIKDLKPSAVFAFVNGADVAQSFMREYRARNLAEGGTAMVGTGDITDEPTIDSMGDTPLGVVTGYPYSMDHDSPLNKKFVQAFKAARGQQARPNIMAVAGYDGMALIYEALRKTQGKTDGDALIAAMKGVKLESPRGPIEIDAATRDIKQRVYMRKVQRVDGRLANVEFETIEPR; from the coding sequence GTGAAAACCAGAAAGACGGGATTGCGCTGCGGGCTGGCCGCGGGCGCGTTGATGGCGGCCGCCTGCGCGCAGGCGCAGGGCGTCGTGAAGGTGGGCTTCATCGGCGAGATGTCGGGTCCGTTCGCGGAATTCGGCAAGCAGATGGAAACGGGCGTGCAGCTCTACCTGAAAGAGCACGGCGACACCGTGGCCGGCAAGAAGATCGTGGTCATCGTCAAGGACGTGGGCGGCCCCAACCCCGAGCTGTCCAAGCGCCACGCGCAGGAACTGGTGGTGCGCGACAAGGTGGACTTCATCGCCGGCTTCGCCTTCTCGCCCAACGCGCTGGCGGTGGCGCCCCTGGCCACCGAGGCCAGGAAACCCATGATCATCATGAACGCCGCCTCGGGCAGCCTGCCGTCCACCTCGCCCTACATCGTGCGCACCTCGTTCTCGCTGCCGGCCATCGTGCCGCCCATCTCGCAATGGATGATCAAGCAGGGGTACAAGACCACGTATTCGATGGTGGCGGACTACTCGCCCGGCCATGAAGTCGAGGCGGCCTTCATGGATTCGTACAAGAAGGCCGGCGGCACGGTGGTGGGTTCGGTGCGCACGCCGCTCAGCACCATGGACTTCTCGGCCTACATGCAGAAGATCAAGGATCTGAAGCCCTCGGCCGTCTTCGCCTTCGTGAACGGGGCCGACGTCGCCCAGTCCTTCATGCGCGAGTACCGCGCCCGCAACCTGGCCGAGGGCGGCACCGCCATGGTGGGCACGGGCGACATCACCGACGAGCCCACCATCGATTCAATGGGCGACACGCCGCTGGGCGTGGTCACCGGCTACCCGTACTCCATGGACCACGATTCGCCGCTGAACAAGAAGTTCGTGCAGGCCTTCAAGGCCGCGCGCGGCCAGCAGGCCCGTCCCAACATCATGGCGGTGGCCGGCTACGACGGCATGGCCCTGATCTACGAGGCGCTGCGCAAGACCCAGGGCAAGACCGACGGCGACGCGCTGATCGCCGCGATGAAGGGCGTGAAGCTGGAAAGCCCGCGCGGCCCGATCGAGATCGACGCCGCCACGCGCGACATCAAGCAGCGCGTCTACATGCGCAAGGTCCAGCGGGTCGACGGCCGGCTGGCCAACGTCGAGTTCGAGACCATCGAGCCCCGCTAG
- a CDS encoding RidA family protein, giving the protein MPKIIVQSAQAPVTGFTDKSTPSPLAQGIRAGDFLYVSGQGPLDPVSKEVVSDDIREQTRRTLQNLMAVLEAGGATAANIINMRVCLRDVADFPAFNEEFRAFMGGEKVTRTCIGGTPHRPGVRVEIDCVAYFG; this is encoded by the coding sequence ATGCCTAAGATAATCGTGCAGTCCGCGCAGGCCCCCGTCACCGGGTTCACCGACAAGAGCACGCCCTCGCCGCTGGCCCAGGGCATCCGGGCGGGCGACTTCCTTTACGTATCGGGCCAGGGCCCCCTGGACCCGGTTTCCAAGGAAGTGGTGTCCGACGACATCCGCGAGCAGACGCGGCGCACCTTGCAGAACCTGATGGCGGTGCTGGAGGCGGGCGGCGCCACCGCGGCCAACATCATCAACATGCGGGTGTGCCTGCGCGACGTGGCGGACTTCCCCGCGTTCAACGAGGAATTCCGCGCCTTCATGGGCGGCGAGAAAGTCACCCGCACCTGCATAGGCGGCACGCCGCACCGCCCGGGCGTACGCGTCGAAATCGACTGCGTCGCCTATTTCGGCTGA
- a CDS encoding Gfo/Idh/MocA family protein, with translation MAAHRVALIAPSHWHYPLYRPAFLGADIRIAGVWDPSAPLARQVAAEFDAPVFATVDELLNRSDAGFAFAFGVHADMPAIAGRLIDRGMPFSIEKPAGLHGDHIAGIRRAARRAGVFVSIPFHYRLSALARALSGTTALPSPDFLHVQCSVHAGSPLRFADSSPWLIEPGRAGGGCLMNLGHHPIDLLSWMTGADVVSVQATLSNKALRLAVEDHALLSLVLADGTVASLETSYRQPARAADYMDFHVALAHRAFTAKRDGERLAFLDTASGDARHVDGGWRFKDYFADYVRTTLSRVEAGAPPVAGLEDLERTQRVIDAAYLSARTGRSTVPQRVSSID, from the coding sequence ATGGCGGCGCATCGCGTGGCATTGATCGCCCCCAGCCACTGGCACTATCCGTTGTACCGTCCGGCCTTTCTCGGGGCGGACATCCGGATAGCGGGAGTCTGGGATCCTTCCGCGCCGCTGGCCCGGCAAGTCGCGGCGGAGTTCGACGCGCCGGTATTCGCCACCGTGGACGAACTGCTGAACCGATCGGACGCCGGGTTCGCGTTCGCCTTCGGCGTGCATGCGGACATGCCGGCCATTGCCGGCCGGTTGATCGACCGGGGCATGCCTTTTTCGATCGAGAAACCCGCGGGCCTGCACGGCGACCACATCGCCGGCATTCGCCGCGCGGCCCGGCGCGCGGGCGTGTTCGTTTCGATTCCGTTCCATTACCGGCTGAGCGCGCTGGCCCGAGCGCTGTCGGGGACGACGGCGCTGCCATCGCCGGATTTTCTCCACGTGCAATGTTCCGTCCATGCCGGCTCGCCGCTGCGCTTCGCCGACTCGTCGCCATGGCTGATCGAGCCCGGGCGTGCCGGCGGTGGATGCCTGATGAACCTGGGCCATCACCCCATCGACCTGCTGTCGTGGATGACGGGCGCCGACGTGGTGTCCGTGCAGGCCACGCTGTCGAACAAGGCATTGCGGCTGGCCGTCGAGGATCATGCCTTGCTGTCGCTGGTGCTGGCGGACGGCACGGTGGCGTCCCTGGAGACCTCGTATCGGCAGCCCGCGCGCGCGGCGGACTACATGGACTTCCATGTCGCGCTTGCCCATCGCGCGTTCACCGCGAAGCGGGATGGGGAGCGCCTGGCGTTCCTGGATACCGCGTCGGGCGATGCGCGGCACGTCGATGGCGGGTGGAGGTTCAAGGACTATTTCGCCGACTACGTCCGTACGACCTTGTCCCGCGTGGAGGCCGGCGCGCCGCCCGTCGCGGGGCTGGAAGACCTGGAAAGGACCCAGCGCGTCATCGATGCGGCCTATCTGTCCGCCAGGACGGGACGGTCCACGGTGCCGCAACGGGTGAGTTCTATCGATTGA
- a CDS encoding tripartite tricarboxylate transporter substrate binding protein, producing MNGKPIRRLAPWMFAAVGVLAGAQAWAVYPDRPVRLIVPFPPGGASDQVGRAVAQYLGQRLGQTVVVENRGGAGGAIGVAAAAQAAPDGYTLLLGTAESFGIAENLTPGQSTPAVRDFTPIALVTRIPSVFVVNPQVQARTLMEFVKLARSQPGRYHFGSPGTGTNVHLIGEMFKARFGLDIVHVPYKGGSPAVTDLLGGQIEMMPSAVAAVAPRIKDGSLRALAVTSAERSPMLPEVPTMAEAGVPDFVAGGWFGVLARAGTPPEAVARLERELEAVTRMPEFKERMAGIGGEGKALTGPAFGDFITAETARWRDIIKTAGVKPD from the coding sequence ATGAATGGAAAGCCGATCCGGCGCCTTGCGCCGTGGATGTTTGCCGCCGTCGGGGTATTGGCGGGCGCGCAGGCGTGGGCCGTCTATCCCGATCGCCCCGTGCGGTTGATCGTGCCGTTTCCGCCCGGGGGCGCCAGCGACCAGGTGGGGCGGGCGGTGGCCCAGTATCTCGGGCAGAGATTGGGGCAGACCGTGGTGGTGGAAAACCGCGGCGGAGCGGGTGGAGCGATAGGCGTGGCCGCCGCCGCGCAGGCCGCGCCCGACGGCTACACCCTGCTGCTGGGCACGGCCGAGTCCTTCGGCATCGCCGAGAACCTGACGCCGGGCCAAAGCACGCCCGCCGTCCGCGATTTCACGCCCATCGCGCTGGTCACGCGGATTCCCTCGGTGTTCGTGGTCAACCCCCAGGTGCAGGCCAGGACCCTGATGGAGTTCGTGAAGCTGGCGAGGTCCCAGCCGGGGCGCTACCACTTCGGTTCGCCGGGCACGGGCACCAACGTCCACCTGATCGGCGAGATGTTCAAGGCCCGGTTCGGCCTGGACATCGTGCACGTGCCCTACAAGGGCGGCAGCCCGGCGGTGACCGATCTCCTGGGCGGACAGATCGAGATGATGCCTTCGGCCGTGGCGGCGGTCGCGCCGCGGATCAAGGACGGATCCCTGCGCGCGCTGGCGGTGACCAGCGCCGAGCGCTCGCCCATGCTGCCCGAAGTGCCGACCATGGCCGAGGCCGGCGTGCCCGATTTCGTCGCCGGCGGCTGGTTCGGCGTGCTGGCCCGCGCCGGCACGCCGCCGGAGGCGGTGGCCCGGCTCGAACGCGAACTGGAGGCGGTGACCCGGATGCCCGAGTTCAAGGAGCGCATGGCCGGGATAGGCGGCGAAGGCAAGGCGCTGACCGGGCCCGCATTCGGCGATTTCATCACCGCCGAGACTGCGCGCTGGCGCGACATCATCAAGACGGCGGGCGTCAAGCCTGATTGA
- a CDS encoding amidase codes for MSAADSAWLSKTAAELHEAYRARALSPLELATALMDAVADDARDLNAFCVLDRDAALQAAEASARRWRGGTPIGPLDGVPVSIKDLVDVAGWPTRRGSAITAGAPPAAADAPSVALLRQGGAVLFGKTTTTEFGWLADSESPYTGITRNPLAPDRSAGGSSMGAAAHVAKGWGPLALGSDAGGSIRIPASYCGLVGLKPTFGAVPSGPRLSAFAEYAHLGPIARTVTDCRLALQVMGRPHPLDPHSLYARAQDLPPRRPAIGYLTDAGPDTGLDPRVETAIEELAQRLGRKGHSVVRLRMDWMSLAENAWALWENRLYESFVDATPAQRALLDPRLQQLCERGGTHGAERLARARTQLRDATTQLTLAFADVDLLLTPASPAGAPRVGALCADGHPLRDRIRQTFNWQLANPYTFPFNLTQQPALSMPLATDADGLPVGLQIVGRKYRDDDVLDFAQTLESTHLFQESEHA; via the coding sequence ATGTCCGCAGCGGACTCCGCCTGGCTGTCGAAGACGGCGGCCGAACTGCACGAGGCCTACCGCGCCCGCGCGCTGTCGCCGCTCGAGCTGGCCACGGCGCTGATGGACGCGGTGGCCGACGATGCCCGGGACCTGAACGCCTTCTGCGTGCTGGACCGCGACGCCGCCCTTCAAGCCGCCGAGGCTTCGGCCCGGCGCTGGCGCGGCGGCACGCCCATCGGCCCGCTGGACGGCGTGCCCGTGTCGATCAAGGACCTGGTCGACGTGGCCGGCTGGCCCACGCGGCGCGGCTCGGCCATCACGGCCGGCGCGCCGCCCGCCGCCGCGGACGCGCCCAGCGTGGCGCTGCTGCGCCAGGGCGGAGCGGTGCTGTTCGGCAAGACCACCACGACCGAGTTCGGCTGGCTGGCCGATTCCGAATCGCCCTACACCGGCATCACGCGCAACCCGCTGGCACCGGACCGCAGCGCGGGCGGCTCGAGCATGGGCGCGGCGGCGCACGTGGCCAAGGGCTGGGGGCCGCTGGCGCTGGGCAGCGACGCCGGGGGCTCGATCCGCATCCCCGCCTCGTACTGCGGGCTGGTTGGGCTCAAGCCCACTTTCGGCGCCGTTCCATCGGGACCGCGCCTGAGCGCCTTCGCCGAGTACGCGCATCTGGGCCCCATCGCCCGTACCGTGACCGATTGCCGGCTGGCGCTGCAAGTCATGGGCCGGCCCCATCCCCTGGACCCCCATTCGCTGTATGCGCGGGCGCAGGACCTGCCGCCGCGCCGGCCCGCCATCGGCTACCTGACCGACGCCGGTCCCGATACCGGGCTCGATCCCCGGGTCGAGACGGCCATCGAGGAACTGGCCCAGCGGTTGGGCCGCAAGGGGCATTCGGTCGTGCGCCTGCGCATGGACTGGATGTCGCTGGCCGAGAACGCCTGGGCCCTGTGGGAGAACCGCCTGTACGAGTCCTTCGTCGATGCCACGCCCGCCCAGCGCGCCTTGCTCGACCCGCGCCTGCAACAGCTGTGCGAACGCGGCGGTACGCACGGCGCCGAGCGCCTGGCCCGGGCGCGGACCCAGTTGCGCGACGCCACGACCCAGCTCACGCTGGCCTTCGCCGACGTCGACCTGCTGCTGACTCCCGCCAGCCCGGCCGGCGCGCCGCGGGTGGGCGCGCTGTGCGCCGACGGCCATCCCCTGCGCGACCGCATCCGCCAGACCTTCAACTGGCAACTGGCGAACCCCTATACCTTCCCGTTCAACCTGACCCAGCAGCCGGCCCTGTCCATGCCGCTGGCCACCGACGCCGACGGCCTGCCCGTCGGCCTGCAGATCGTCGGCCGCAAGTATCGCGACGACGATGTGCTCGACTTCGCGCAAACGCTGGAGTCCACCCATCTTTTCCAGGAGTCCGAACATGCCTAA
- a CDS encoding cupin domain-containing protein: MFKMPIVDLMKQGDELAASGKRVAVLWQEPESLVFLARGREYRSEFHINPSDEMMYMVKGEMKLHYRTPDGKEEIAVLPQGSVIYTPAGIPHSPRFPPDAYLLVQERKRKPEEIDRFQWFCPSCDTLLHEESCHVADYKADPVSKAYQRFFDSEEFRTCKSCGTVMPPP; encoded by the coding sequence ATGTTCAAGATGCCCATCGTCGACCTGATGAAACAGGGCGACGAGCTGGCCGCCAGCGGCAAGCGGGTGGCCGTGCTCTGGCAGGAACCCGAGTCCCTCGTGTTCCTGGCCCGCGGACGCGAATACCGCAGCGAGTTCCACATCAATCCCAGCGACGAGATGATGTACATGGTCAAGGGCGAGATGAAGCTGCACTACCGCACGCCCGACGGCAAGGAAGAGATCGCCGTGCTGCCGCAGGGGTCGGTCATCTACACGCCGGCGGGCATCCCGCATTCGCCGCGCTTCCCGCCCGACGCCTACCTGCTGGTACAGGAACGCAAGCGCAAGCCGGAGGAGATCGACCGCTTCCAGTGGTTCTGCCCCAGCTGCGATACGCTGCTGCACGAGGAATCCTGCCACGTCGCGGACTACAAGGCCGACCCCGTGTCCAAGGCCTACCAGCGCTTCTTCGACAGCGAGGAATTCCGCACCTGCAAGTCCTGCGGGACGGTGATGCCCCCGCCCTAG
- a CDS encoding SDR family oxidoreductase, with translation MNQASTVSLVTGASGAIGGAIARRLAALGHEVINLSLEPPAQDLPAITYCADLTDQAATARALETIVARHRVRNLVNNAGFTYVPRLEDLDLDRARSMFEIHDRASLQCMQALVPGMRALGGGRIVSIGSRMMLGRPGRAVYGMVKAGLLGMTRSLALELARDGITVNMVSPGPIETELFRANHPPGAPQTEAVLAGLPVGRIGKPDDVAHAVLFFLAAESGFVTGQNLFVCGGGSVGTAVF, from the coding sequence ATGAATCAAGCATCGACGGTCAGTCTCGTCACCGGCGCGAGCGGCGCCATCGGGGGCGCCATCGCGCGGCGCCTGGCCGCGCTCGGGCACGAGGTCATCAATCTTTCCCTGGAACCGCCCGCCCAGGATCTCCCCGCCATTACCTATTGCGCCGACCTGACCGACCAGGCCGCGACGGCGCGTGCCCTGGAGACGATCGTCGCCCGGCACCGCGTGCGCAACCTGGTCAACAACGCGGGCTTCACGTACGTTCCCCGTCTGGAAGACCTGGACCTGGACCGGGCGCGGTCCATGTTCGAGATACATGATCGCGCGTCGCTGCAGTGCATGCAGGCGCTGGTGCCCGGCATGCGGGCCCTGGGCGGAGGCCGGATCGTCAGCATCGGCAGCCGCATGATGCTGGGGCGGCCCGGCCGCGCGGTCTATGGCATGGTCAAGGCCGGATTGCTGGGCATGACGCGCAGCCTGGCCCTGGAGCTGGCCCGGGATGGCATCACGGTCAACATGGTGAGCCCCGGGCCGATCGAGACCGAGTTGTTTCGTGCCAACCATCCGCCCGGCGCGCCGCAGACCGAGGCCGTCCTGGCCGGCTTGCCCGTCGGCCGGATCGGCAAGCCGGACGACGTGGCCCACGCGGTGTTGTTCTTCCTGGCAGCGGAGTCCGGATTCGTGACGGGACAGAACCTGTTCGTGTGCGGTGGAGGAAGCGTCGGGACCGCCGTCTTCTGA